Genomic segment of Cronobacter dublinensis subsp. dublinensis LMG 23823:
TTTAATCGTGCGTTTCTGGCTTTCCAGATCGAGCGACACAAAGCCGTAGCGATTTTTGTAGGCGTTGCACCAGGACCAGTTATCGATAAAGGTCCACATATGGTAGCCCAGACAGCGGCTGCCTTCGCTAAGGCCCTTGTGCAGCCATTTCAGGTGATCGCGCACGAACTCGATGCGGTAATCGTCCTGAATCTGTCCCTCATGCTCAAAGCGCTGTTCGTTTTCCACGCCCATGCCGTTTTCCGAGATATAGCAGCGCGGGTTGCCATACTCTACACGCAGGCGGGTGAGAATGTCGTAGATGCCTTTCTCATAAATCTCCCAGCCGCGGTACGGGTTCATTTTGCGGCCCGGCATTTCATAGGCGCTAAAAAACCACTCCGGCATAAACGGGCTGTCCGGGTTGACCTGCGAATCCCGGCACTGAATGCGACGCGGCTGATAGTAGTTGATGCCGAGCAGATCCACCACACCTGCCGCCAGCAGTTCTTTGTCGCCAGGCTGGCAGGCGGGCAGCTGATCGTGCTCGCCCAGCAGTGCGACCAGATCTTCCGGGTACGTGCCGCGCAGCGCCGGGTCAAGGAAGCTGCGGTTGAACATCAGATCGGCGATATGCGCCGCTTTGACGTCCGCCGGGTTTTGTGAGCGCGGGTAAGAGGGCGTCAGGTTAAGGATGATGCCGATTTCGCCGCCGT
This window contains:
- a CDS encoding glycoside hydrolase family 1 protein, whose amino-acid sequence is MHYSFPEGFWWGSASSAPQTEGESLSHGKTPTTWDHWFRLQPERFHHGVGPAHTSTFYQHWKEDIALLKALNHNTFRTSISWARLIPDGTGAVNEEAVAFYNQVIDELLRQGITPFINLFHFDMPLSLQEQGGFENRKVIDAFEAYARTCFELFGDRVTHWFTFNEPIVPVEGGYLYDFHYPNVVDFRRAATVAYHTMLAHARAVKAYHERNDGGEIGIILNLTPSYPRSQNPADVKAAHIADLMFNRSFLDPALRGTYPEDLVALLGEHDQLPACQPGDKELLAAGVVDLLGINYYQPRRIQCRDSQVNPDSPFMPEWFFSAYEMPGRKMNPYRGWEIYEKGIYDILTRLRVEYGNPRCYISENGMGVENEQRFEHEGQIQDDYRIEFVRDHLKWLHKGLSEGSRCLGYHMWTFIDNWSWCNAYKNRYGFVSLDLESQKRTIKKSGEWYRQVAAKNGFDE